A genomic stretch from Candidatus Latescibacterota bacterium includes:
- a CDS encoding zf-HC2 domain-containing protein, translating to MDCIGTEKLLALYYEGKLSVETARDLEAHIASCGDCAEMADAWTSLEPQLRELKNEIPLPGLVASRVITSLGLEKKSILSIFRFGRPGFAASGLLSISIFFFIFRKSVERVLPGLSESYSTFYDSTLNSLSAWLSDVISGPSRAYIALIDGLVSAAGKMNGWYEAVDFRILLSVYILIILCMSLSFGQIVRRILRD from the coding sequence ATGGATTGCATCGGAACTGAAAAGCTTCTTGCACTTTATTATGAGGGTAAGCTCTCTGTCGAGACAGCCCGGGATCTTGAAGCTCACATCGCCTCTTGCGGGGACTGCGCTGAGATGGCTGATGCCTGGACTTCACTTGAGCCGCAACTCAGAGAACTGAAGAACGAGATACCTCTTCCTGGATTGGTTGCCTCTCGAGTCATAACCAGTCTGGGACTCGAGAAAAAGAGTATATTATCCATCTTCAGGTTCGGCAGACCCGGTTTTGCTGCTTCTGGCCTTTTATCTATCTCCATCTTTTTCTTTATCTTCAGAAAATCTGTAGAGAGAGTGCTCCCGGGATTGAGTGAATCGTATTCGACATTCTACGATTCCACATTGAACTCACTGTCTGCCTGGCTATCGGATGTCATATCGGGACCGTCGAGGGCATACATCGCGCTTATCGATGGATTGGTCTCGGCTGCCGGAAAGATGAACGGATGGTATGAAGCGGTAGATTTTCGAATCCTTCTCTCGGTCTATATCCTGATCATACTTTGTATGAGTCTTTCTTTCGGACAGATAGTCCGCAGGATCCTGCGGGATTGA
- a CDS encoding RNA polymerase sigma factor codes for MRGDRDHELVRRSIDGDCRAFTRIIEQNNNVVYSAVRAVFRGSTDIDDVVQDIFIKIFKGLPGFRHGAKLSTWIYRIARNEALNAVGKSKPSIPIDELPEIGTDKDRPDRLYEQKNIAGRLRDHISRLDARYRDVIELRYTAERSYSEISEILDLPEGTVKTYLFRAKVQLKRMMNIENGKSERE; via the coding sequence TTGAGAGGTGATAGAGACCATGAACTGGTCAGACGGTCTATCGATGGCGATTGCAGAGCCTTCACCAGGATCATCGAACAGAACAACAACGTTGTCTATTCGGCCGTCAGGGCTGTATTCAGAGGTTCGACGGATATCGACGACGTCGTTCAGGATATATTTATCAAAATTTTCAAAGGCCTGCCCGGGTTCAGACATGGAGCGAAGTTATCGACCTGGATATACCGTATCGCGCGGAATGAGGCCCTCAACGCAGTTGGAAAGTCGAAGCCTTCTATTCCGATCGACGAGCTACCCGAGATCGGAACAGACAAAGACCGCCCTGACAGGTTATATGAACAAAAAAATATTGCCGGGAGGCTGCGAGACCATATATCCCGCCTCGATGCCAGGTACAGGGATGTGATAGAATTGCGATATACAGCTGAGAGGTCATACTCTGAGATTTCGGAGATTCTTGATCTGCCCGAGGGTACTGTAAAGACATACCTTTTCAGGGCAAAAGTTCAATTGAAAAGGATGATGAACATTGAAAACGGGAAATCAGAGAGGGAATAA